From a single Couchioplanes caeruleus genomic region:
- a CDS encoding sulfite exporter TauE/SafE family protein: MDGLSVVTLLGAATAAGWVDAVVGGGGLLLLPALLIAAPGLPLATALGTNKLAAVAGTSTAAVTYARRTKLDWRVAGPAAGMAVVVSGLGALLAGRVPAGAYRPVVLGVLVAVALFVTLRPAMGLVADPFKRTPARMVAVVALAGGVIAAYDGLIGPGTGTFLVLAFTTVVGADFVHGSAMAKIVNTGTNLGALAVFGATGHVYWLLGAGMAVCNIAGAVLGARMALRRGSGFVRVVLLVVVLALIVKLGVDQFRA, translated from the coding sequence GTGGATGGTCTTTCGGTCGTTACTTTGCTGGGGGCGGCGACGGCGGCGGGCTGGGTCGACGCGGTCGTCGGCGGTGGCGGGCTGCTGTTGCTGCCGGCGTTGCTGATCGCGGCGCCCGGGTTGCCGCTGGCCACGGCGCTGGGCACGAACAAGCTGGCGGCGGTGGCGGGCACGAGCACAGCGGCGGTGACGTACGCGCGGCGTACCAAGCTGGACTGGCGGGTGGCGGGGCCGGCGGCCGGGATGGCGGTGGTGGTCTCCGGGCTGGGGGCGCTGCTGGCGGGCCGGGTGCCGGCGGGGGCGTACCGGCCGGTGGTGCTGGGCGTGCTGGTGGCGGTCGCGTTGTTCGTGACGCTGCGCCCGGCGATGGGGCTGGTCGCCGATCCGTTCAAGCGCACCCCGGCGCGGATGGTGGCGGTGGTGGCGCTGGCCGGCGGGGTGATCGCCGCGTACGACGGTCTGATCGGCCCGGGTACGGGCACGTTCCTGGTGCTGGCGTTCACCACGGTGGTGGGCGCGGACTTCGTGCACGGCTCGGCGATGGCGAAGATCGTGAACACGGGTACGAACCTGGGCGCGCTGGCGGTGTTCGGCGCGACCGGGCACGTGTACTGGCTGCTGGGCGCGGGCATGGCGGTGTGCAACATCGCCGGCGCGGTGCTCGGTGCGCGGATGGCGTTGCGCCGCGGCTCGGGCTTCGTGCGGGTGGTGCTGCTGGTCGTCGTGCTGGCCCTGATCGTGAAGTTGGGCGTGGACCAGTTCCGGGCCTGA
- a CDS encoding endonuclease/exonuclease/phosphatase family protein, with translation MRLATFNLLHGRSLSDGTVHAGRIADAVADLDADVLGLQEVDRAQPRSGHLDLTAIAADALGAPAHRFAAAVAGTPGETWHPWQSEDDNVHPLYGIALVSRYPVLRWQITQLPAAPVRSPVWAPGPGGGLIMLKDEPRVMIAAVVDAPTGPMTVATTHLSFVPGWNVRQLRAAVRALRALPAPRILLGDLNMPAGPVRAFTGWRSLARRPTYPSPAPRAQLDHILADPRGAAPLGPVVQIRTPAVPVSDHRPLVVHLDPAVA, from the coding sequence GTGCGCCTGGCCACTTTCAACCTGCTGCACGGCCGCTCCCTGTCCGACGGCACCGTACACGCCGGCCGGATCGCGGACGCCGTCGCCGACCTCGACGCCGACGTGCTCGGCCTGCAGGAGGTCGACCGCGCCCAGCCCCGCAGCGGCCACCTCGACCTCACCGCCATCGCCGCCGACGCCCTCGGCGCCCCCGCCCACCGCTTCGCCGCGGCGGTCGCCGGCACACCGGGGGAGACCTGGCACCCCTGGCAGTCCGAGGACGACAACGTGCACCCCCTGTACGGCATCGCCCTGGTCAGCCGCTATCCGGTGCTGCGCTGGCAGATCACCCAGCTGCCGGCCGCGCCCGTACGCTCACCGGTCTGGGCGCCCGGCCCCGGCGGCGGCCTCATCATGCTCAAGGACGAGCCCCGCGTCATGATCGCCGCCGTCGTCGACGCCCCCACCGGCCCGATGACCGTCGCCACCACCCACCTGTCGTTCGTCCCCGGCTGGAACGTGCGCCAGCTGCGCGCCGCCGTCCGCGCCCTGCGAGCCCTGCCCGCCCCGCGCATCCTGCTCGGCGACCTCAACATGCCCGCCGGGCCCGTGCGCGCCTTCACCGGCTGGCGCAGCCTCGCCCGACGGCCCACGTACCCCAGCCCCGCACCACGCGCCCAGCTCGACCACATCCTCGCCGACCCCCGCGGCGCCGCCCCGCTCGGCCCGGTCGTGCAGATCCGCACCCCGGCCGTCCCGGTCTCCGACCACCGGCCGCTCGTCGTGCACCTCGACCCCGCCGTTGCCTGA
- a CDS encoding GNAT family N-acetyltransferase, translating to MITFIPLPLPALRALVAGDLATAGAVAGHPLSEWILGERWLWEIRVRDIEANPAAEEWVARAAVADGQVVGAGGFHGPPDDEGRVEVGYGVDPAYRRRGYARAMLAELIRRAEGDPRVRLVRASIRPDNVASLATIAPFGFEQVGEQWDEVDGLEVIYERAV from the coding sequence ATGATCACTTTCATCCCGCTGCCGCTGCCCGCGCTGCGCGCGCTCGTCGCCGGGGACCTCGCCACGGCGGGCGCGGTGGCGGGTCACCCGCTGAGCGAATGGATCCTGGGCGAGCGGTGGCTCTGGGAGATCCGGGTACGCGACATCGAGGCGAATCCGGCGGCCGAGGAGTGGGTCGCCCGGGCGGCCGTGGCGGACGGACAGGTCGTCGGGGCGGGCGGCTTCCACGGGCCGCCGGACGACGAGGGTCGCGTGGAGGTCGGTTACGGGGTGGATCCCGCGTACCGCAGGAGGGGTTATGCCAGGGCGATGCTCGCGGAGCTGATCCGGCGTGCGGAGGGTGACCCGCGGGTGCGTCTGGTGCGGGCGAGCATCCGGCCGGACAACGTGGCGTCGCTGGCCACGATCGCGCCGTTCGGTTTCGAGCAGGTCGGCGAGCAGTGGGACGAGGTCGACGGCCTGGAGGTCATCTACGAGCGGGCGGTCTGA
- a CDS encoding MarR family winged helix-turn-helix transcriptional regulator yields MQESTGLEQMICFELYAASRAMTSLYRPALDALGLTYPQYAALRVIWHRGRITVRDLGAALQLDSGTLSPLLKRLENQGLIHRTRGTDDERIVWITATDKGSDLQHRVADLPQRLACALDLSIDEFTTLHTLLTRIRGAATTTTLD; encoded by the coding sequence ATGCAAGAGAGCACCGGCCTCGAACAGATGATCTGCTTCGAGCTGTACGCCGCCTCCCGGGCCATGACCAGCCTCTACCGGCCCGCCCTCGACGCCCTCGGCCTCACCTACCCCCAGTACGCGGCCCTGCGCGTCATCTGGCACCGCGGCCGCATCACCGTCCGGGACCTCGGCGCCGCCCTCCAACTCGACAGCGGCACGCTCTCACCCCTGCTCAAACGCCTCGAGAACCAGGGCCTCATCCACCGCACCCGCGGCACCGACGACGAACGCATCGTCTGGATCACGGCCACCGACAAGGGCTCCGACCTGCAGCATCGAGTAGCAGACCTGCCGCAACGCCTGGCCTGCGCCCTCGACCTGAGCATCGACGAGTTCACCACCCTGCACACCCTGCTCACCCGCATCCGCGGCGCGGCAACCACCACCACCCTCGACTGA
- a CDS encoding organic hydroperoxide resistance protein: protein MQAIYTASATATGDGRGGHTRSSDGVLDLDLAVPKEMGGPGGHLTNPEQLFAAGYAACFHSALKIVASKQNIQLTDTAITVDVGIGPHGTGAFGLTITIEAELPSVDEATAHRLLEAAHQVCPYSNATRGNVDVTLNLA from the coding sequence ATGCAGGCCATCTACACCGCCTCCGCCACCGCCACCGGAGACGGCCGCGGCGGACACACCCGCTCCAGCGACGGCGTCCTCGACCTCGACCTCGCCGTCCCCAAGGAGATGGGCGGCCCCGGCGGCCACCTCACCAACCCTGAACAGCTCTTCGCCGCCGGCTACGCCGCCTGCTTCCACAGCGCCCTCAAGATCGTCGCGAGCAAGCAGAACATCCAGCTCACCGACACCGCCATCACCGTCGACGTCGGCATCGGCCCCCACGGCACCGGCGCCTTCGGCCTCACCATCACCATCGAGGCCGAACTGCCCAGCGTCGACGAGGCCACCGCACACCGGCTCCTCGAAGCCGCCCACCAGGTCTGCCCGTACAGCAACGCCACCCGCGGCAACGTCGACGTCACCCTCAACCTCGCCTGA
- a CDS encoding alpha/beta fold hydrolase, with product MPYVTSDGADLYYEDFGTGDPVVLIHGWPLSSRSWEAQIPALVADGKRVIAYDRRGFGKSSQPWTGYDYDTFAADLRALLEHLDLTGVTLVGFSMGGGEVARYLGTYGTDRVSKAVFAGAVPPYLYKSDDNPDGALDDATIKQFQDGVTTDRIAFVDGFAENFFKAGGTLKVSDNQVRYAQELAHLASPKATLDCIAAFGLTDFRGDLAKISIPTLVIHGDSDAIVPIEHSGKRTADTIPGAKLVVIQDGPHGINASHPTEFNEALLSFLNS from the coding sequence ATGCCCTACGTGACCTCCGACGGCGCCGACCTCTACTACGAAGACTTCGGCACCGGCGACCCCGTCGTGCTCATCCACGGCTGGCCCCTGTCCAGCCGCAGCTGGGAAGCCCAGATCCCCGCCCTCGTCGCCGACGGCAAACGCGTCATCGCGTACGACCGCCGCGGCTTCGGCAAGAGCAGCCAGCCCTGGACCGGCTACGACTACGACACCTTCGCCGCCGACCTGCGCGCCCTGCTCGAACACCTCGACCTCACCGGCGTCACCCTCGTCGGCTTCTCCATGGGCGGGGGAGAGGTCGCCCGCTACCTCGGCACGTACGGCACCGACCGGGTCAGCAAGGCCGTTTTCGCCGGCGCCGTACCGCCGTACCTCTACAAGAGCGACGACAACCCCGACGGCGCCCTCGACGACGCCACCATCAAGCAGTTCCAGGACGGCGTCACCACCGACCGCATCGCCTTCGTCGACGGCTTCGCCGAGAACTTCTTCAAGGCCGGCGGCACCCTCAAGGTCAGCGACAACCAGGTCCGCTACGCCCAGGAACTCGCCCACCTCGCCAGTCCCAAGGCCACTCTCGACTGCATCGCCGCCTTCGGCCTCACCGACTTCCGCGGCGACCTCGCCAAGATCAGCATCCCCACGCTGGTCATCCACGGCGACAGCGACGCGATCGTCCCCATCGAGCACAGCGGCAAGCGCACGGCGGACACCATCCCCGGTGCGAAGCTCGTGGTCATCCAGGACGGGCCGCACGGCATCAACGCCTCGCACCCGACCGAGTTCAACGAGGCGCTGCTGAGCTTCCTCAACAGCTGA
- a CDS encoding tyrosine-type recombinase/integrase, with product MQDEQDIPVESLVEEFLGARAVQKPSQHTLLAYRRDLTAVLRIIAEPLDVSIEDVTLGHLSPRSLRSAFAAFAAGRAPASVYRAWSTWNSFYGFLVVDGVVAGNPMPAVGKPRVSVPSPKPLRGEDTPEQLLEAVSRADERQRDPWPERDVVVLALALCAGLRLSELLALRTGSVVGRPGERRVEVAGKGGRPRSVPIEPELDAVVARYVESRQVRFGRVRPDDALLVDRRGEPLRRGGLQYLVQSCFRRAGVSDRVPRGAQLHALRHTFATRLAEDGANASEIMRLLGHASLTTSQGYIEVTAAQQRAAVRANRTNRALGTLH from the coding sequence ATGCAGGATGAACAAGACATTCCGGTCGAGTCGCTTGTCGAGGAGTTCCTCGGTGCTCGAGCCGTACAGAAGCCGTCTCAGCACACCCTTCTCGCCTACCGCCGCGATCTGACCGCCGTCCTGCGCATCATCGCCGAGCCGCTCGACGTCTCCATCGAGGACGTCACTCTCGGTCACCTCTCCCCTCGTTCGCTGCGGTCGGCGTTCGCGGCGTTCGCGGCTGGGCGGGCGCCTGCCTCGGTGTATCGGGCCTGGTCGACGTGGAATTCGTTCTACGGGTTCCTGGTGGTCGACGGGGTGGTCGCCGGGAACCCGATGCCGGCAGTCGGGAAGCCGAGGGTGTCGGTCCCCTCCCCCAAGCCGCTGCGCGGCGAGGACACGCCGGAGCAGTTGCTCGAGGCGGTGAGCCGGGCTGACGAGCGGCAGCGGGATCCGTGGCCGGAGCGGGATGTGGTCGTGCTGGCGCTGGCGTTGTGTGCCGGGTTGCGGTTGTCGGAGCTGTTGGCGTTGCGGACCGGGTCGGTGGTCGGGCGGCCGGGTGAGCGGCGGGTCGAGGTGGCGGGCAAGGGTGGGCGGCCGCGGTCCGTGCCGATCGAGCCGGAGCTGGATGCCGTGGTGGCGCGGTACGTGGAGAGCCGGCAGGTGCGGTTCGGGCGGGTACGGCCGGATGATGCGTTGCTGGTGGATCGGCGTGGTGAGCCGTTGCGGCGGGGTGGGCTGCAGTATCTGGTGCAGTCGTGTTTCCGGCGGGCGGGGGTGTCGGATCGGGTGCCGCGGGGGGCGCAGTTGCATGCGTTGCGGCATACGTTCGCGACGCGGCTGGCCGAGGACGGGGCGAACGCTTCGGAGATCATGCGGTTGCTGGGGCACGCGTCGTTGACGACGTCGCAGGGGTACATCGAGGTGACGGCGGCGCAGCAGCGGGCGGCGGTGCGGGCGAACCGTACGAACCGGGCGTTGGGCACGTTGCACTGA
- a CDS encoding GNAT family N-acetyltransferase translates to MRLEEITPKNYEAALELSVRPDQDDLVEPVVKSLAEAFVFSPYAWPRLVYDGERLVGFVMAFLDIPWNEARDPSDRRSGLWRLAIAADAQGRGYGRFAVEAVCQEIRARGGDRAYVTWEPRAGGPEGFYLKLGFRVTGERSGGQTVGVLDLPA, encoded by the coding sequence ATGCGGCTCGAAGAGATCACCCCCAAGAACTACGAGGCGGCTCTCGAACTGTCGGTGCGTCCGGATCAGGATGACCTGGTCGAGCCGGTGGTCAAGTCCCTCGCCGAGGCGTTCGTCTTCTCCCCGTACGCCTGGCCGCGGCTCGTCTACGACGGCGAGCGCCTGGTCGGCTTCGTGATGGCGTTTCTCGACATCCCGTGGAACGAGGCGCGCGATCCGTCCGACCGGCGATCGGGCCTGTGGCGGCTCGCCATCGCGGCCGACGCCCAGGGGCGCGGCTACGGCAGGTTCGCCGTCGAGGCGGTCTGCCAGGAGATCCGCGCTCGCGGCGGCGACCGGGCGTACGTCACCTGGGAGCCGCGTGCCGGCGGGCCGGAGGGCTTCTACCTGAAGCTGGGCTTCCGGGTGACGGGCGAGCGCAGCGGTGGGCAGACCGTCGGGGTCCTCGACCTTCCGGCGTGA